The Methanomassiliicoccales archaeon genome has a window encoding:
- a CDS encoding ATPase domain-containing protein yields MLVRIMFRNSIQGLEKIFRTDIDAPKVVLVTGPPGSLKTSFTYSLISAYLEKTDECGLYVTLEETADSHLKNMRSLGIEIAPKLEISDFTDLRDLDEVIESEAPTDYLHFVEQVISYYRKKHQEKFTIFALDSLGALYSLMDETKGMRKKMFYFFKTLRDLNLISFIIMEKTQGESVEFVGNELFLADGIIELGIDRTRGKLARYVRVEKMRACEHSMEKHTIEIGTNGLMVLGPTLV; encoded by the coding sequence GTGCTGGTGCGCATTATGTTCAGAAATTCAATTCAGGGGCTTGAGAAAATATTCAGGACCGATATTGACGCGCCGAAGGTAGTGCTGGTAACTGGGCCGCCTGGATCTCTCAAGACGAGTTTTACTTATTCTCTCATATCTGCTTATCTTGAGAAAACAGATGAATGCGGTCTATATGTTACATTGGAAGAGACTGCGGACAGTCACCTCAAGAATATGAGAAGCCTAGGAATAGAGATCGCTCCAAAACTCGAGATTTCCGATTTTACCGATCTCAGAGATCTAGATGAGGTGATCGAGTCGGAGGCGCCGACGGACTACCTGCATTTTGTTGAGCAAGTCATTTCGTATTATAGAAAGAAGCACCAGGAGAAATTTACTATCTTTGCACTGGACTCACTTGGCGCACTGTATTCTCTTATGGACGAAACGAAAGGTATGCGGAAGAAAATGTTCTATTTCTTCAAAACGCTCCGTGATCTCAATCTCATTTCATTCATTATAATGGAGAAGACTCAGGGGGAATCCGTTGAGTTTGTTGGTAACGAGCTATTTTTGGCCGATGGTATCATCGAGCTTGGAATTGATCGCACACGTGGAAAATTAGCGAGGTATGTCAGAGTGGAAAAGATGAGAGCATGTGAGCACAGCATGGAAAAACATACGATTGAAATAGGAACAAATGGGCTGATGGTATTGGGCCCCACGCTGGTGTAG